Proteins encoded together in one Asterias rubens chromosome 4, eAstRub1.3, whole genome shotgun sequence window:
- the LOC117288744 gene encoding metallophosphoesterase 1-like encodes MKHILFLPATKHHHPSMIRLSHLLLRILLAASFILIFCEFLIYYFVAIHCSWPELIPQSNGEAQILEETQYVEPLHVMFLSDTHLLGTRRGHWFDKLRREWQMKRAFQTALTVANPQAVFILGDLTDEGKWASNQEFSDTVNRFHKMFQVPEDVEFHVVVGNHDIGFHESVTRDKLRRFQEVFEIPPVKVLTIKGVNFVLVNSMAMHGDGCFMCSPAMDQLLEASEQLNCTRFGSPSGTKEDNQEAKNRCQKYKTLPNIAPILLQHYPLYRSTEAVCEGPDAPSLEEQKKKNKERYDVLSKKASQQLLSWIRPRMILSGHAHHGCYVLHPGGIPELSVPSFSWRNRNNPSLIMATITPERLEYNKCFIPQESTVISVYISFGVLMLVWVVILIFYKCGKRFKIHGM; translated from the exons ATGAAGCATATACTCTTTCTGCCTGCAAC TAAACATCATCATCCATCCATGATTCGTCTTTCGCATCTCCTCCTCCGCATCCTCCTAGCTGCTTCCTTCATTCTTATATTCTGTGAGTTTCTCATCTATTACTTTGTCGCTATTCATTGCTCTTGGCCGGAGCTGATACCTCAGAGCAATGGAGAAGCGCAGATACTCGAAGAGACCCAGTACGTTGAACCTCTGCATGTCATGTTCCTGTCAGACACTCATCTGCTTGGGACGAGACGTGGGCATTGGTTTGACAAGCTACGCAG AGAATGGCAGATGAAGCGTGCATTCCAAACGGCTCTGACCGTCGCCAATCCACAGGCTGTGTTTATTCTTGGTGATCTGACTGACGAAGGAAAGTGGGCCAGTAATCAG GAGTTTAGCGATACAGTGAATCGATTCCACAAAATGTTTCAAGTCCCAGAGGATGTTGAGTTCCATGTTGTCGTTGGCAACCATGATATTGGATTCCATGAATC TGTCACAAGAGATAAATTGAGACGCTTCCAGGAAGTCTTTGAAATCCCACCAGTCAAGGTCCTCACAATCAAAGGAGTAAA CTTTGTCTTAGTGAACAGTATGGCAATGCATGGTGATGGTTGCTTTATGTGCAGCCCTGCTATGGATCAACTACTTGAGGCATCGGAACAATTGAACTGCACTCGCTTTGGCTCACCGTCAGGAACGAAGGAAGATAATCAAGAAGCAAAAAACAGATGTCAGAAGTACAAGACGCTACCAAATATAGCTCCGATATTACTACAG CATTATCCTCTGTACAGGTCAACGGAGGCTGTATGTGAAGGACCAGACGCCCCCTCGCTGgaagaacaaaagaaaaagaacaaagagAGATATGACGTCCTCTCTAAAAAGGCCTCCCAACAG TTATTATCGTGGATTCGGCCCCGGATGATCCTGAGTGGCCACGCCCACCATGGTTGCTACGTCCTTCATCCTGGTGGTATCCCTGAGCTTTCTGTTCCATCGTTCAGCTGGAGGAATCGTAACAACCCAAGTCTAATCATG GCCACGATAACACCAGAGCGTTTGGAGTATAACAAGTGTTTCATACCCCAGGAGTCAACCGTTATAAGCGTCTATATTTCCTTTGGCGTTCTGATGCTGGTCTGGGTCGTCATTCTGATATTCTACAAATGTGGGAAGAGATTCAAGATTCATGGGATGTAA
- the LOC117289553 gene encoding regulator of microtubule dynamics protein 1-like isoform X1 encodes MATSVKKFTLLRRVVTDYLQKDVLRTGSFLTRWRFFVNKHSKFAALSSTASRFRLGTFLTSTLVASRGIALWSSSKPDTETPKPKMADNTDAAIMEESDKLYNENKPLEHYDFISKHKDSKNVDVLWRLCRACRDKAQMTATSAADKKTLTYEALDISKRCLEINEQHFASHKWFAICISEVGDYEGIKKKVANAFIIRDHFLKAIELNPADATCYHLMGLWCFTFADMAWYQRKIATAIFGTPPTSTYEEALGYFKKAEETIPNFYSKNLLMLGKTYSKMGNKADAKVWLTKAADYSPQKDEDQEVVNEAKKLL; translated from the exons ATGGCGACCAGTGTAAAAAAGTTTACATTGCTACGGCGGGTAGTCACCGATTATTtacaaaaagatgttttaaggaCTGGAAGTTTTCTAACAAGGTGGAGGTTCTTCGTTAATAAG CATTCTAAATTTGCGGCACTGTCGTCGACTGCGAGTAGATTTCGTCTAGGTACCTTCCTCACATCGACTCTTGTAGCTTCACGAGGTATCGCACTTTGGTCCAGTAGTAAGCCAG ATACTGAAACCCCAAAACCAAAGATGGCCGACAACACAGATGCCGCGATCATGGAAGAGTCGGACAAATTATACAACGAGAACAAGCCACTGGAACACTACGACTTCATTTCGAAGCACAAAGACAGCAAGAATGTGGACGTACTCTGGAGACTATGTAGGGCGTGTAGAGACAAAGCTCAGATGACTGCCACATCAGCAGCTGATAAGAAGACGCTGACCTATGAAGCCTTGGATATTTCCAAACGCTGTCTTGAAATCAACGAGCAGCACTTTGCTTCTCATAAG TGGTTTGCTATCTGCATCAGTGAAGTCGGCGACTACGAAGGAATCAAGAAGAAGGTGGCAAATGCCTTCATCATCAGAGATCATTTCCTG AAAGCAATTGAGCTCAACCCAGCTGACGCAACGTGTTACCATCTGATGGGTCTTTG GTGTTTCACGTTTGCTGATATGGCCTGGTACCAAAGGAAGATTGCCACTGCAATATTTGGCACTCCACCAACCTCAACCTATGAAGAA GCTCTGGGTTATTTCAAGAAAGCTGAAGAAA cCATTCCCAACTTCTACAGCAAGAATCTGTTGATGCTTGGCAAGACATATTCTAAGATGGGCAATAAGGCAGATGCCAAAGTGTGGCTCACTAAAGCAGCCGATTACTCCCCACAGAAGGATGAGGATCAAGAG GTCGTAAATGAAGCAAAGAAACTTCTTTAA
- the LOC117289553 gene encoding regulator of microtubule dynamics protein 1-like isoform X3: MADNTDAAIMEESDKLYNENKPLEHYDFISKHKDSKNVDVLWRLCRACRDKAQMTATSAADKKTLTYEALDISKRCLEINEQHFASHKWFAICISEVGDYEGIKKKVANAFIIRDHFLKAIELNPADATCYHLMGLWCFTFADMAWYQRKIATAIFGTPPTSTYEEALGYFKKAEETIPNFYSKNLLMLGKTYSKMGNKADAKVWLTKAADYSPQKDEDQEVVNEAKKLL; encoded by the exons ATGGCCGACAACACAGATGCCGCGATCATGGAAGAGTCGGACAAATTATACAACGAGAACAAGCCACTGGAACACTACGACTTCATTTCGAAGCACAAAGACAGCAAGAATGTGGACGTACTCTGGAGACTATGTAGGGCGTGTAGAGACAAAGCTCAGATGACTGCCACATCAGCAGCTGATAAGAAGACGCTGACCTATGAAGCCTTGGATATTTCCAAACGCTGTCTTGAAATCAACGAGCAGCACTTTGCTTCTCATAAG TGGTTTGCTATCTGCATCAGTGAAGTCGGCGACTACGAAGGAATCAAGAAGAAGGTGGCAAATGCCTTCATCATCAGAGATCATTTCCTG AAAGCAATTGAGCTCAACCCAGCTGACGCAACGTGTTACCATCTGATGGGTCTTTG GTGTTTCACGTTTGCTGATATGGCCTGGTACCAAAGGAAGATTGCCACTGCAATATTTGGCACTCCACCAACCTCAACCTATGAAGAA GCTCTGGGTTATTTCAAGAAAGCTGAAGAAA cCATTCCCAACTTCTACAGCAAGAATCTGTTGATGCTTGGCAAGACATATTCTAAGATGGGCAATAAGGCAGATGCCAAAGTGTGGCTCACTAAAGCAGCCGATTACTCCCCACAGAAGGATGAGGATCAAGAG GTCGTAAATGAAGCAAAGAAACTTCTTTAA
- the LOC117289553 gene encoding regulator of microtubule dynamics protein 1-like isoform X2 — protein sequence MLYHSSTVALVPGYSVSEYFLRCLILHEVEHSKFAALSSTASRFRLGTFLTSTLVASRGIALWSSSKPDTETPKPKMADNTDAAIMEESDKLYNENKPLEHYDFISKHKDSKNVDVLWRLCRACRDKAQMTATSAADKKTLTYEALDISKRCLEINEQHFASHKWFAICISEVGDYEGIKKKVANAFIIRDHFLKAIELNPADATCYHLMGLWCFTFADMAWYQRKIATAIFGTPPTSTYEEALGYFKKAEETIPNFYSKNLLMLGKTYSKMGNKADAKVWLTKAADYSPQKDEDQEVVNEAKKLL from the exons ATGTTGTACCATTCCTCCACGGTTGCACTGGTACCAGGATATAGTGTTTCAGAGTATTTCCTACGTTGTCTCATTTTACATGAGGTTGAG CATTCTAAATTTGCGGCACTGTCGTCGACTGCGAGTAGATTTCGTCTAGGTACCTTCCTCACATCGACTCTTGTAGCTTCACGAGGTATCGCACTTTGGTCCAGTAGTAAGCCAG ATACTGAAACCCCAAAACCAAAGATGGCCGACAACACAGATGCCGCGATCATGGAAGAGTCGGACAAATTATACAACGAGAACAAGCCACTGGAACACTACGACTTCATTTCGAAGCACAAAGACAGCAAGAATGTGGACGTACTCTGGAGACTATGTAGGGCGTGTAGAGACAAAGCTCAGATGACTGCCACATCAGCAGCTGATAAGAAGACGCTGACCTATGAAGCCTTGGATATTTCCAAACGCTGTCTTGAAATCAACGAGCAGCACTTTGCTTCTCATAAG TGGTTTGCTATCTGCATCAGTGAAGTCGGCGACTACGAAGGAATCAAGAAGAAGGTGGCAAATGCCTTCATCATCAGAGATCATTTCCTG AAAGCAATTGAGCTCAACCCAGCTGACGCAACGTGTTACCATCTGATGGGTCTTTG GTGTTTCACGTTTGCTGATATGGCCTGGTACCAAAGGAAGATTGCCACTGCAATATTTGGCACTCCACCAACCTCAACCTATGAAGAA GCTCTGGGTTATTTCAAGAAAGCTGAAGAAA cCATTCCCAACTTCTACAGCAAGAATCTGTTGATGCTTGGCAAGACATATTCTAAGATGGGCAATAAGGCAGATGCCAAAGTGTGGCTCACTAAAGCAGCCGATTACTCCCCACAGAAGGATGAGGATCAAGAG GTCGTAAATGAAGCAAAGAAACTTCTTTAA